DNA from Eubalaena glacialis isolate mEubGla1 chromosome 2, mEubGla1.1.hap2.+ XY, whole genome shotgun sequence:
tccctccctccctcccttccttcccttccctgcgtggcttgcaggatcttagttcccccaccagggattgaacccaggccccggcagtggaagtgaatataattaaattatattataaacacAATGTCATATAAACTGACAAAATGGTATAAGCTGGCAAAAAGTGTGTTTTCAGTCATAAAAATACGGGGTTCATCCTTTTATATTGTTGCATTTTCCCGTTCATTTAAATTGAGCAGTCTCCATGGTGTTAAGCTCTAGAGTTTTCCCGCGTAGATTCTGTGTTTTATCAGTTTGTGCTCGCTAACAAttgttattaaaatgtatttattgggcttccctggtggcgcagtggttaagaatccgcctgccaatgcaggggacacgggttcgagccctggtctgggaagatcccacacgccacggagcaactaagcctgtgcgccacaactactgagtccacatgccacaactactgaagcccgcacgcctagagcctgtgctccgcaacaagagaagccaccgcaatgagaagcctgtgcaccgcaacaaagagtagcccccactcgccacaattagagaaagcccgcatgcagcaacgaagacccaacgcagccaaataaaaaaaataaaaaataaaatgtatttattaagtaagagtacttttaaaaacatgtatcatTCTCTAGCTATCTGTCCAATCAAGATAAGGTTCTTAGGGgacaaaaatcatttaaattgttttaagaaataaaatataaatgaacagttcttttttttttagatctgaTCTACTGTGGCCGGAAGCTAAAAGATGATCAGACCCTTGACTTCTATGGCATTCAGCCTGGGTCCACAGTCCATGTTCTGCGCAAGTCCTGGCCTGAGCCTGATCAGAAACCGGGTGAGAGAGTGCTGTCTGTTAGACAGGCAGGGCTTCTGTAATATCTACAAGGGAAGGAGGGTCTGTGTGTGTTCTTGAGGCAAGGGCCTGGGTGGAACAAAGGGGTGATTTCCTGAGATGATAATAGAGGGTATCTTTATTACTTATTGGATTAGACCACATTGATTAACAGAGTACAATTTTGATCTTCTTGCTGCCAACACCACTAACAGAAAGGGATTTGTTTCTCTACTTTTAAGTTCATTACCCACTGTTTTAATGGGGTGGGGAGGATGTGTCTATTTAAACTCCTTTAGGGGGTGAACCttgtatctttttgttattgttgttgttgttctcgtTAGAAAAAAGCTGGAAACTCCCTGCTTTCCTCTAAATGCTGTAGTGTGCTCTCATGTTAGCAAATCTTCCCACAAACTGTTGCAGGCGGTGATTTGTTCAGTCACCTCACTCCTGCTATACTGATAATTTATTTTCCTGAAGCTTGAAAATATTCGAGTGGTATGAAAGTAGCTCTTGGAGAAAACATACAAAGCCTGTAATGCTTTTTTGACTTATTAATAAAAGGTGCTGCTTggaattcataatttaaattttgcatctgtgttttaAAAGTCTCCCCAAAGATAAAGCTAAGCTGTATAAGAGATTAGCTTTGTTAAAAACGGGCagtttgatattttaataatgttcACGATTGCTTTGACTGGTTATCAGCTTGAAATTTTCCCTCTTttcaattctaaacataaaggaCAAAAAGATCTTCTTTTGTACCCTGAtgggaagtgagaaagagaaaggcagtCTCTGACATCTGGGGGCTGGCCTGGCCTTCAGCTAGGCCTTGAAACATGAACAATTTCACAGGTCACCAACATCTACAAGGACACTCACTCTGGGTCTGTAATGGATCAAGACAAAAACAAGATTCTTCTCATTTCTGAACAGAGACAAAAACATGAACATTGTCCAAACCACAAAAATGACCAAATGTCCCTCTATCCTGGCTATTATGAGTGACTGCTGCTTCTTTACCAATTACAGCTTTCATCTTGCGCTAGTTTTCCTTCCTTCTAGATAAGAATTATTAAGATACGTGATCATAAAATCACCCCCACTTCCTGACAGCCTCCAATCCAGACCAAAACCCTACTTCCTTAAACTTCTCCCTCCAAGTCACCCAACGAAAGCCCAAATCCTATAAGTTCTTTCTGACTCCCTCTTATTGAGATGCCCCATGGTTCTGGTGGTGGCATTCTCTCTGTAAGAGCAGTAAACGCAACTTGCTCCACTGTAGATGTGCCCCTCTGATCTTTGGCTGGAGGGGATTGACAGAAGGAAAGTAGCATTTGTTGCTGCTTCCAGCCAGATTGTTTCTCTttgatatctcatttaatcattacaGTGGCTCAGCAGGGTTGGGTAACAGCATtagtattttatagatgaagaaaaagagggttAGAAAGGTATTTATTCAAGGTCACCTGCTTAGAAAATGAATGTAAGAGCTGGCATGTGAATCCAGGTTTTCCTGGCTCAAGAGCCCATGTTCTTCCCACTGGGCTGGCTGCCTCTCACTTCCAAAGGGTGAAACTAGCTCAGAGATGTTAAAGAGACAAGCATAACTCTTAGCTGATTGTGGGCTTAAGATTTTGAGTCCTTTTCATCCCTCCTTCTGCCTGGAgatatatttttgaaacaaacGGACTTTTTATTGGGAGgtgaaaataaacttttagatTTGAAAAGAAACTTTTGTGACAGCCttttaggtattttatccttGAGTGTTCTTCCAAAAGGAAGCACATTTCTTTTATCTCCCACCAGATGAGATCCTGTAGGAGGAGAAGGTGTCAGTTTCTTCCTTCCCACCTGGATCCTTTTGGTGGTTCTACGCAGAGGGTTACAAATCCCTCTAGGATCTCACTTAGGCCTGCTGTTTGAGCAGGGTTGTGTACCCCGGGCTCCAGCCACCAAGAACGACTTACTGTTCATTCAAAGCACCTCTTACATTCTTCCATGCCTTTGCACTCGTTCTCACTTAGGCCTGGAATACCTTCTCTTCCCAGTAAACATCTGCTTTACCTTAAATACCCCTCTTGAACGTTCTCTTCTGGGAGGCAGCTCTGTGTGGTCCTCCCTCTCGGTAATGGCTGTCTGCCTCCGTGTTCCTAATGCCCTCGCTGTGGTCCATGCCTCTGTTGAAGTCCTCAGCACGGTATTTTgtaatcgtgtgtgtgtgtgtttaatccaGTCTCATTTCTCCTACTGTTAAGTTCCTTGATGGCAGGGACTCTCACTTTTTGTATTCCTGTGCCTTGCACAAAACAAGATTTACTCCAAAACCATGGAGTAAATGCTTAGCAcaggtttgttgaatgaataaattaggtAATTTACTTGAGGTGAGTATTTTTCAAAAGAGACATCCCTCATGATTAGAGCTATGGGTAAGGATGTGGTTGCCGCACTGAACCCTAGGGGTGCTGTTCACCTTGCTCTGGGAACGGTGCATCTGCAGTTGGGCAGTATGCAGTCCATACAATCACAAGTAGCCGTTTTGGGTGAGGGTCACCACACTTTTAAAAGTGTGACCCAGGGTGGACTTCCTGCCTACTCCCCCTTCTTTTACCCAAATTTCTTTACCTGTGAGATGGGCTGATGTCCTAAATAGTAAAGTGACCAAGTAAAACTAAGACAACTGCTAAACTTGCCCATATATGTGAGTCACTGTGTCCAAAGATCAAAAAGGAGCTTTGAGTCCCAGTGACATGCTTGTGTTTGGACACGTGATGAGTTGGTTAAGAACCCTGGAAGTACAGTGTTTTCTTGGTCGttcttgtatttgtttttttttaatcaaaataatattacAGAGGCCtgaaagaaaatatccaaaagaAAAGAGTTACCCCTGATCCTGTCACCCTAGCTTGTCCCCTTCCAGCCTTGGCCCACGTGCACACTGACACACATCACAAAGTTTTACTAGAGAATGCACATACAActatgttctatttctttctcttaacaTATTGTGTCAACATAGCTCCATATTGTTCAGATGGCTTGCAGCACTTATTTTAAATCACTGCACAAAAGTCTGCTGAGTTCCTTGTACCCTCCTCCTTTTCAAATGTGAACAGCCTAGAACTCCTGCAGTGGGATATTGATCAGAACAGTCTCTTTCATGTGGTAAGATTCCCCTCTGCTGGAACTTGAATTTGTTTATCTACTGAAGATGCTTAAAAGAGAGTGCAGTTTTCACATCTGTGGCGTAAATGTGTTTTTCTGATCACGTGCCCATTCTTAGCGGGGTGATGAGGGAAGGGAACCTGCATCTGGGCACTTGCTGAAGTGATGTTGTGTGTCTGCAGCAGGGGCAGGGCCGGGTTGTAGGGTAACTGAGTGTCTTGTCCCCAGAACCTGTGGACAAAGTGGCTGCCCTGCGGGAGTTCCGGGTGCTGCACACTGCCCTGCACAGCAGCTCCTCCTACAGGGAGGCGGTGAGTATGTGCCCAGCCCCTGCGAGATGCTTGCCAGGCCTGCTGGAGAAGGGTTGAACTCGAGTGGTGTAGAGAGGGAGCTGGAAGCCGGTTGCCATGGCTCCCAAGAGTTCCTTGGGGAGTTTTTGCCATGTCTGTGGGTCTCAGTAGAGCCCTATCTTCCCCCAAAGAGGCTCTCAGCTAGGCATTGTTGATTCCCTCTAATGATAATGATACAACCTCTCCTGACAttggcctcatggaatgaataTGGTTACAGCAAAGGATGCATATACTGTTTCTGCTGGGCCTCATTCTTTGACTTTGGCTGAACTGCCTGCCCCCCACTCCTTACCAGGATTTCCTCACTGGGAAAATGCACTGATGTCTTTCTATAGGAGAGTCGATAAGCAAGATTAATACAGCTGCGAACTTTCCAATATATGTAATTGTGTGGAGATTGAAAAGGACTTTTGGGATCTAAGGAAACCTTTGTTATTGGGCTTATAATGAGAGCTTTTATTTTGGAAGCACTAGAACTGTAAATAGGGGAAAAGACCAGAGATTGAAGGTTTATTGTGATCTTGCTTTTATATTGTTTGTTTCCCCTCCAGTAAGCCATGATCTCAGAGAAAAAAGAGGTTCATCTGTTTCCTGGGGCTACTGTCCCATTGCGGTGGTGTATGTGCAAGCACTTAGAGGGAGGAAGTACTTCAGCAGAGCGTGGGTATTTGCTGAGTGCATTGAGCTAGTTGGAGTGCTCAGCCCTCCCCACTTCTCTTGCAGGTCTTTAAGATGCTCAGCAATAAGGAATCTCTGGATCAGATCATTGTGGCCACCCCAGGCCTCAGCAGTGACCCCATTGCTCTTGGTAAGTGCAAAGCTGAGCTTAAGGAAATAGGAGCTGTTGGAGAAGGAGAAACCAGGAGGAGGCAATGACCTTAAAGAACCTTTGACCATCTTGTGAAGAATCACTGGTCTTGTGGCTGGAGGGGGAGTAATCCAGATGTATTCCATACACCCAGCCCTCCAAGAGTTGTCAGTCCCTCAGCAAAAATATGGCCTAACTAACATCAGAAATGAGACTATGAGGAAGCCATGTGAGGGCAGCTGTTAGCCCAAACCACAGCCATCGGGGAACACTTCCTGCACACCTTGATGGATAAGGGAAGAACCCAGAGATAAGGGGAAAAGAGGCTGGTGTAGTGGTACACAGCATGTAACCTAAGTGCAGGGGGCAAGTAGGGAGCAAGATGGAGAGCACGTGGTTGTGCTGCTGGGGCTTTGTTTCCCCCGCTTCTCGTGAGGGCTGCTTTGTAGTCTTGCGTCCCTGTTAAGCCGGTTGCTCTGAGGCCTGAAGTCTCTTCTCCCCACTGGATCTGGCTAAATTTCCAGTCTCTGAGGTGAGCCCTGTTCTCCTTCAGGGGTTCTCCAGGACAAGGACCTCTTCTCTGTCTTTGCTGATCCCAACATGCTTGATACGTAAGTATACCCATCTTATTAAGGGGACCCTATTTCTCCTCATGGTCGGGCCAGAAACCTAATCGTCGCCCTGTATTCTGCTCTTGGAGCCCATCCCCCAAATCTGTCTTCTAAATGTGTCAGGAGGTGAGAAGGAGCAAGGGCTATGGGGGGAATGACAAAGCCCAAGGGCAGGGGCGTGCAGAGATGTTGGGATGAAGCAGGGTTCTGAGAGAGGTGGCTTTGCAGGCCAAGCTCAGTTTAGATCTCATTCAGTAGATATTAGGGAGCCTTTGAAGGAttttaacctgggaaagaaacagGTATACGTACATACACCCcaaaattttagagctggaagggatagTAGAGGTTGTGTCCCCTTATTTGCAAGTGAAGAAAACAGCCAAAGCCTGGAAAGAGAAGGGACCTGTCAAAGATTGCCCAGTGAAGTAGTGGTGGAGTCAAGACCAGAAACTGACCCCTGAGCCTCCTGGGCTGTGCATGTCCCATCATGCATTGCCGGAGGGGAAGGTGAAGCATCTGCAGGGGGGCCCGGGGGCGAAGGCCTTGCTGTTGCTGGGGACAGAGCAGCGGGAGCACAAGCCGACTGGAGGGAGGGGCTGAAGACTGGGAACTTGAAGGGCAGGCGTGGGTGACTTGATTGTTGTGAGGGGCACCCAGAATTCCTGTCATGGCCAAGGGTGCTCGTTCCTTCTTAGTCACCCTTGGGTTTCTTCCTGCCCCATCTCAGGTTAGTGCCTGCTCACCCGGCTCTGGTCAATGCCATTGTCTTGGTTCTGCACTCGGTGGCAGGCAGCACCCCGCTGCCGGGGGCCGACTCCTCTTCCCGGGGCATGCCCTCCAGCTCGTACCGGGATATGCCAGGTGAGCCCCAGGACAGTGGAACGCAGGCCCCCTCGGGAGCGGGCAGTGGTCCAGGGGTTTGCTTTACTCAGCAGCTATGTATAGTGCTGGTAGAGGGCGTTCCTCGGGAACTCTCAGTTTGAGTCAAGGAGTGCATCTGTCCTGTAATTTTCCAAGGGGAGAGATGAAAATATGAATTTGGAGAGTAACTAGAGCTGAGATTCTGGAGCTGCGCCTGTGCCTTTCTGttcttcctcctgaaatctgttctcCCTCCTCCAGGTGGCTTCCTGTTTGAAGGGCTCTCTGATGATGAGGATGACTTTCACCCAGTAAGTGGCCTGGCTGCCTGCCATTTGGGGGAGATGGTGCTGGGGATGCACCCCTCCCTGGGACCTGGCACGCCCCAGCTGGGAGGTGATCGGAGGCCCTTTGGTGACCCAGCTATGTCATACTATTGCTGTCTGAACCTGGCAGCTTGGGGAGGTTCCCCAAGAGCTGTTcctggagcgggggtggggttCATCTGAGAATGTCACAGGGCTGCTTCCCTGATTCTTGGTGCCTCTCCTGTTCAGAGCGCCAGGTCCACGCCCTCGAGCAGCACACCCAGCTCCCGCCCAGCTTCCCTGGGGTACAGTGGAGCTGCCGGGCCCCGGCCTATCACCCAGAGCGAGCTGGCCACCGCCCTGGCCCTGGCCAGCACTCCGGAGAGCAGCTCTCACACGCCAACTCCTGGCACCCAGGTATGGAGAGAGGGCGGGAAGATCAAGGCCAGGCCCCTAAGGGAGAAGGTCCCGGTGGTAGAATGGATTTACCTGTGCTGATCCTGGTGCTAGATCTGCTTTGAGCCAAACTCTACCTGGAGCCCTGGTGGGTTTCCCGCTGCAGCTCAGGCGACCTCCCCTCACCAGCCTTTAGGGCTTAGAAGTCTGGGGTTCATCACGGGCCTGATTAACTCCTGCCAGCACTTTGGAAGAACCTCCCGTCACATAATATACCCTTCCTTGTCCCTGAAAGTGGCCAAACATCACAGGCTTAAGCCTTCCTGGTGACAGTCACTCCAGCGTCCAAGGCCATCTCTCCCAGTGCTGGGTCCTAGGCTAGGTCGGGGCCTCCATTCCATCTCCCTGGAGCAAAAGAGAACAGAACCTTTCCTGCCCACATTGAGAGCTTTTGGGCACCTCTATGTGGTTGTCTCATGCAGGTCCCTGCTGGGAGGCAGTCGTTGGGCACCCAGGGGCACCCTGGGGTGATGTGATAGCAGTGGATATGTGCTGGGAGACTGAGGTGGCTCTGAGCATGGCACTGACCCTAGTTTTGACCCTGGTTTGTCTCTAGGGCCATTCCTCAGGGACCTCCCCAATGTCGTCCGGCGTCCAGTCAGGGACGCCCATCACCAATGATCTCTTCAGCCAAGCTCTACAGCATGCGCTGCAGGCCTCCGGACAGCCCAGCCTTCAGGTCAGTCTTCCCCACTCCTGATGTTCACATGGCTTCTTAGTTACTTTGGACACTGAGCTTTCTTCTGCTCTCTGGAGGCCCTTCCCACTTGGCCTGCTTTGCTCCAGGAGCAGCTGGCGCGTGGCAGTGTGACAGGAGAGGATGCTCCCAGCACGGGCAGTTGTCCCTGTGGCTTCCACTCCTGCACCCAGTGACCACGGCCTGGCTCCACTGACCACAGCCTGGCTCCGCTGACCACCTGGCTTGAATACTTGTGGCAGTTTTAATTGAAGAGACACTCATCCATTCTGTGAGCGGTGACTGAGCCTTGAGCATGTGTATACCAGGCCTGGGTCCAGCTCCTGGGGTAGAGACGAGCCAGTGCTCATCCCTGCCATGGAGGGGCGCCGGGCAGTTA
Protein-coding regions in this window:
- the LOC133085056 gene encoding ubiquitin-like protein 7, whose product is MSLSDWHLAVKLADQPLAPKSILRLPETELGEYSLGGYSISFLKQLIAGKLQESVPDPELIDLIYCGRKLKDDQTLDFYGIQPGSTVHVLRKSWPEPDQKPEPVDKVAALREFRVLHTALHSSSSYREAVFKMLSNKESLDQIIVATPGLSSDPIALGVLQDKDLFSVFADPNMLDTLVPAHPALVNAIVLVLHSVAGSTPLPGADSSSRGMPSSSYRDMPGGFLFEGLSDDEDDFHPSARSTPSSSTPSSRPASLGYSGAAGPRPITQSELATALALASTPESSSHTPTPGTQGHSSGTSPMSSGVQSGTPITNDLFSQALQHALQASGQPSLQSQWQPQLQQLRDMGIQDDELSLRALQATGGDIQAALELIFAGGAP